The sequence CACTCTTGCCGGTGCTGGGCGTGCCGGTGGAAAGCGCGATTTTGCATGGCGTGGATTCACTGTTGTCGATTGTGCAAATGCCCGCGGGCGTCCCCGTGGGAACGTTGGCCATTGGCAAAGCCGGCGCGATCAACGCCGCGCTGTTGGCGGTGGCCATATTGGCTCGCGGTCGGCCCGATCTGCGCGAGTTGCTCCATCATTTTCGCGCGGAACAGACCGCTCGCGTGCGAGGGGACACCCTGCCTCTCTAATTCAAGCACATCATATTCCACTTCCAGCCTTAAACATATTTCCCGCCGTGCCCCCTCTTTCCGATCATCACGTCATCCCCCCCGGCGAAATCCTGGGGGTCTTTGGAAGTGGCCAGTTGGGCCGGATGTT comes from Pirellulales bacterium and encodes:
- the purE gene encoding 5-(carboxyamino)imidazole ribonucleotide mutase produces the protein MSAGNAPLVGIIMGSKSDWETLRHAAETLTEFQVPHECQIVSAHRTPHWLAEYAGTAESRGLQVLIAGAGGAAHLPGMAAAMTLLPVLGVPVESAILHGVDSLLSIVQMPAGVPVGTLAIGKAGAINAALLAVAILARGRPDLRELLHHFRAEQTARVRGDTLPL